A segment of the Echinicola strongylocentroti genome:
TTAGTCATTATTGTTTGTACAGATAACTGAACAATACACACGAATATTGTATTCCTTTGACCTTCTTATAAATGACTGTTGTCATTAAAAAAAAACGTTGGCCGAGCACCTTTCTACCAAAAGAACGCTAGCCCTTCCAAAAAACCCATTTAAACACTTGTTTGAACTAAACAGCTTTTAATTCTGTAAACTAGATATATTACTAAATAATATTTCAAACACTATTCTACAAAAATAATTACATTTTTAACCACTTACAATAAAACAGCAAATTCATTACAAAAAATAAATATACACATCTGTTTATCATTTATTTACAACATAACACAGAAGATTAAGACTACCATTTGGAAAGAAATAAGACGATATTTCCGGAGCTCAACCAATTATAACACTGGAAAAACAACCTAATTTTTTGTTAAAAAAACTTTAAAAAATCAAACTACACCTATTCAAAGGTCTTTTTTTAACTTCACCCAAAACAGTACATTATTTGGGTCCTCAAAAACACCAAAAAGTCAAGGATAGGTTTTGGTCATGTCCTCGTCCACGCAGATGATAAAATCGGCGAGCCCTTCATACCCTTCTTCCAACTTACCCACATCCTTTTGCCTCACGGTAGAAACTGTCACAAAAGTCAAGTCAGGACGTACCCTGTTGAAGTACCAGCAGATTCCTTCATAATTATTGGAGAGAACAATCTCATCATAAAAACCCTAATGATCCATGAACAATATAAATCAGAAACAGAGAAAACAATAACCTTTTATAATGATTTCTTGGCATTGATTCTGGAGGAGAATTTACTGATCAAAATCCCCACCAGCAAGACATTGTACAGCTGGCTGAGAACACCTAAAAAAGAAGTGGCCAGTTTGGTGGTATGAAAAGTAGGGGTAATGTCCCCAAAACCAATGGAAGTCTGAATCACCGAAGCGAAATAGACCAGGTCTATATAGGTCTTGGCCAATTTACTCGTATCCAAATTCGCAAATGATCCTTCATGATGGTAAAACATAAACTGGAGTAAAAAAACACTGATCTCCACCAACAGAAAATAACCACATCCTGCAGCAAATATAATATCGGCATTGACATAGCTCGGCCGGATCAAAAACTTCATGACTTCCCAAAATATCAAAGAGAAAAATGCAACGTACAATAAACTTAAGATCTGCATAAATA
Coding sequences within it:
- a CDS encoding ion channel; its protein translation is MKLILKNVPQILERRKYEILIFALIVNLYSGVFFENLNIYILFIWPLSTLFLGLASVGVFREKGRWKIFTKNFLLVVVIVLPISHSFLQDHDVFMQILSLLYVAFFSLIFWEVMKFLIRPSYVNADIIFAAGCGYFLLVEISVFLLQFMFYHHEGSFANLDTSKLAKTYIDLVYFASVIQTSIGFGDITPTFHTTKLATSFLGVLSQLYNVLLVGILISKFSSRINAKKSL